The genomic DNA GCTTTGCCACTCTGAATACTTCTTTGCACAGCCTCCTCCACGTCCCTTGCATCATAAAACTGCTCCTTTTGACCCACCATTTTGATACAGCTTGATACCGCAGTTCATGTGACTTCAAAAAGGCGCGAAATGTATCCGCTGGCCGACAGGACAGCAGAAATTATTGAATATGAAAAATTCCGCCTTGAATGTAAAATGATTTTTACTGAATGAAATAGATTTTTACTTAACGAAAGTATGAATCATTGAACACAAATACATATTTAGTGAATACAAATATGAATTATTGAATATAAATGATTCTATtgaatattgcaacaattcGGCAACCATATTGGGCTGAATCAAAGTAAACAAGAACTCAGCAGTCAATTTACTGACGCTACGTTGAAccaaatgaataaatgaaaagCTTGTGGGCACAAAATAAACGTGCTGAGTTATATCGCTTAGCGGTCATTGCGACACAAATTGAATCAGCCGAGTACCTCGGATTACGGTGGTTTTGCCCCTCAGCAAGTAAGCCCCCTTGAAGTTCTCCCCACATATAACTGAGTTTGCCCCGTAGTTAACCAAGTTCGCCTCCAAAGTGGATCGAGTTCGCCCCACGATCGAGTAACATCTTAATTCCTAAAAAGAAATGTCTTCAATGACTAATCAAGTTCATTCATATTAATACTAGAAATTAGACGTTTTCCTTTAAGATTTCTGGGTCCAAGATTTTTTCAATATCTTCAAAGTATACAATGTGCTAACACaatctttctttttaaatctacaatagtttgaAAGCATTCCTCCTTAgctgatgatgattatgataataataataataataatgatgatgatgatgatgatgataacaataataataataataataataataataataataataatcataataatcataatgatTTATTCGATCTGTTGCGGCTTGAGTTAAAAGCTGCCAAACCATCGTCTCTATATAGATCGATGCTGTTGCCATACTTTTTGGTTAGACAGGACAATAAATAGAAACCCACTGGTTCGCATGTTTCAGCACCGTCAAATGATCCCATTGTTATGTTAAACCGGCTGGTGGAGGACTCTTTCTCCCAGGGGCAATCATTGGAAAACAATAGGGATTGCTTGGATTGAAAAATGATTTCTCTTTCATCGGCGCTGATGGGTCTGTAGTTATTGGCGAAGTCGAGCGCTTCGGCGAGGAGCTTTTCAGCGCTTGAAGATAGAAGTCACATACATTAAAGCATATAAATGAGAGGTTTTGTTTGTGCTCTAAGTTGTTGAACCATTTCAGGACGCTGGATGTATTTTTCCACTAATAGATTTGCGTTTTTTGGATTATGGCGCCGTTGATCTCGTCTAGAATTCGCTTACCAACTACACCAAtctcaatcaatcagtcaatcaatcaatcaactatatttaaaacacggtaaatggTTCACCAAgttggttttcagacatgccgtgtaagaattacaaggtgtaaatgttaaaacgactaataaactaggtataacttagcgctaaaaGTTATTTAACAATCGTATATCAATTCCTATAGACTCTTATCAAACGTGACTAATCTACTTTCTATATGTGaccgaaatttaaaaaaagaaagtaataaTAAGTAACAATCAGAATttactatttaacaaataaagaagccttgactgtgctctgttctgtcgtaaagcacgcaggaagcggctagcgctcgaaagaagtgtagggggaaacacaaGCTGATAGgggagtgtttctccctacttcttgagtgctctagccgcttcctaagtgctttacaacagaacagagcacagtcaaggcttctttatttgttttatgataaagaacaagtaattttcttcaaaaattctactttattttcaaagcgcgcgctgcttgtggcgaactgaggtgtcgtcagcacagtgctttatactctgataaagcacgctaatttggaccaatcagagcgcttgtaagaatgtttaaaattatttgattggttaatgaaacaaaggcttgtcaaaacatcaatcaactggaaagtggcttgacagaaatcacacaaaattcgaatttatggaaaaacaagtgcctcaatgttcggtttcagtccgcaaaaaactgcaaaaaagaggatctaaataattaagttcagtgaacaccggccgaattgttgcccatgaaaacctgcacgttttcgacatgacaattggaaaacaaactgttcattgcttgtggctggaatctgaaaacctgttgggaattttgtaaatgaagaactccagcgtgaggactttctgagcttgaaagaactgctggaccgggcgacggctgaggtcttccatccaaagcacttgacagaatatctgagcaagccttaactgacagcttcaataatagccaaggaaaaattcggaaattcatctgccatttctgcggatgatggcgtgagctttcgtttgttccgtgctttgtactctcataaagcacgctgtttaaatcaatgagagcgcgcgttattatataaactttattataaatacTAATACGAAACAAGCTATGTAAAAATGTGCCCTGTAAATGCCCAATAAAATGGCCATttctaggctcgattaccagccgctttttcggggaaatgagccagcgctcattCCCGAAATCACAGCTGGAGGCTTGAGGTGAGCCATTAATCTCTGCCAGTCAGAAACTCGCCAGCACAAATCGGTCTGGCATAAATTGTAttttttggctgcgaaggtattctttgacccagcctgttcgaggtttacagtgcttttaagttaggaaacatccaagattttgacaacgaaaagtgttcgagaagctggagaatggggatTGTTTCGTTTTCTACTGCCTGAGTTCGGAAACTTTTTTCCAGTTGGCACCagggtcaaaatacggcttttaaatccattgctattgcaatttttcctcagacttcgctaatgtaagagcaagtgaaatttctcaagatcaattgaaattactggtgattttattggtggcaaaacgagggcgcccgatgaggtcgactgagagctgaagcagccgaagattttcttatgattcgccggttgaattgaaagtcacattgatcatttgatcacaaactcaagctcgtatcatctggaaactttgcacagacgttttaagcattgctATGcaattactgttttgttaaaatcggtgttttgggatgtctaatgctagtggggtgcagggatggcgcagtggtgagagcactcgccttccaccaatgtggcccgggttcgattcccagactcggcgtcatatgtgggttgagtttgttggttctctactctgcaccgagaggttttctccgggttttctccgggtactccggtttctcctctcctcaaaaaacaacatttgacttgatttaactactttcattgttaatttcagtttacagtgttcccaattagcgctccagcgctagaacgactagacacttaaataaagtgccTTTCCTTTACTATTTCCCCGCTACTATTAACTtagcataaattatatttgaattttcgtTGGATACGCTacctatcgctcacgcgtccagccgtctcttctcggggaggatacccgaactcgagtgagtgGCGGATATCGAGCCTAGGCCATTGCACGTTgcacgaaaaaaaaagattttttttacacACAAAGATTTTCTTACGTTTGTTAAGAGCGACAACCATCTGCTTAAAAGAAACTCGGCATCAAAACGGTGACATTGGGAAAAATCTCACGACCTTCCGTAACGGTTTCCGAGCTAGTTTCCGCCACAGACCAGCAAAGCCGTCACGGCTAGCGATTCCGTGTGCCTAAGGCGTATATCCAGATGTAGTTTTACCTTGCACTGCAGAGTTATAGTTACAGTCTGTTGTTATGATTTCCCGGGCTCCTGCTTccgcaaaataaataaataaataaacaaataaaaaataccaAAAGCATGAAACAAAGTCACAGTTCACGGCCGGTGAATTAAACAAGCGATTCTCATTTTCACGCCATTGTTTCATTTTATCTTTAACAAAGTAAGGCTTTTATATTCCAATGAGTTGTGGCGCTCAGTGGCCAAAGTGTTACTTTATTATAGCTTCCAATTTCGGTCCCGAACAAGCAATCATTTTGGTTCGATGTTTATGATTTGAAAGACACATGAACTGCCCAGAAGCATTAGCCTCAAATAGAAGCAAGCGAATGGAAGCAACGCCGTCGGTCAATTCATTGATTATGTATTCATGCTAGTCGTGTACACAGCCCATTTAAGAATTTGATACGATTTCTACGAAATACGTTGAGGTGGGGGGTACCATATGTCTTTGACTGCTCTATTACCTAGCTTTCTGTTTCGTGTACAGTGACATATTGCTGGCATGTTTCTCGGTTCTCCCAAAATCAGTTATTCATAGCATTATAAGTTTTATGTTCCGTCCTTGCAGAAtcgaccattttcgaattctcacggctggactgcaTCTAGCATGAAGTGGAGGGTAATGCGGGCAACTATTTTCAAATGCAATTtgccgcattagcctccatttcatgctagatccagtccagctgtgagaattcgaaaatggtctattgtagaGCAACATGAAAGTGAAGGTTATAAAGGTCCTATCCAAGGGTCGCAAGAGAAAACTTTAATACATTTGCACTTCCTCAGTGGGTAAAAAGTATGTCGAACGCACTCTGTTAATCTCCGATTACTCCTAGTATATTACGCAGAATGCCCCAAACAATACTTTTGGCCAGGTTACTAAATACCTTAAACACCACCCGGGACGAGTGCGCTGAGAGAAGGACATAAAGTAAACACACCAGAACCAAAACaactaaatattttagagtTGTAAATATTACGTATTGTATGATTTGCAGGTTATTGTCTCCGGGTATCTTCCCAAGAACAACAACACTGTGGCTTCACCATTTGGAAGTCATCGAATGTCAGATTTTTCCCCACCATACCCAGCAGAAGTAAGGATTGTCGATTTCTCGGAAAAGTAACGTTGCGCCCTATTAATTATTTTGATCGCAAAATGGCGGAAGGAGACGTATCAGTTGTAAAGGTGTTCAATTATATTTGTGGACTGGGTGGATTTGCCCATTTGTCACAATTATTACAGCAGCCGTCGCCGTTGGCTAAGAAAGACAATGCCTCTTCGGTGATCTCGTGGTATAAAACTGCGAAAAAGTCCGGTTCTTTTAGTGTCAACGGGTTGCTTTTAGCCACCAGTGAAAATGGAAATGCGTCTGGTATTCGAATCAATTTGAAGCAAAGGTTATGTCTCAAGTATTCCTCGTCAGGATGTCATTTAGCCGGTAAATGTCCGTTCTGGCATTTGTGCAAGACGTTTCTTGAGGGAACTTGCAAAGGTAATTGTGGCCGTTCACATGACTTCCACGACGacaataacaaaagcaaaacgGCTGAGCTTGGATTTGAGAAGAAAACAAACGATAATATGAGAGGTATCATCGCTGGAAGCTTGCCTCAGGTTTGTCGCAGTTATCTGAAAAGTGAATGTGTAACTCGGTATTGCCCGCATCTTCACATTTGTCCAAAACAGGTTCTCGCAACTGAATGCGACCACGAGTGTCATCTATCGCATGATTTTTGTCTTCCCCATAACAAGAACATTCTCGGCCACTTCGGTTTCAAGCCTCCACAAACATTCAAGATAGAGGTGGTGCGTTGCAATATTTTAGTTCCCAAACAACAGAGGGCATTTAAAGACAAGGAGAAGGAACTTGAGCTTACCCGCGATCGCGACAGACCAGTAATGGAAAACTTGATCGGGCAGGCCACGAGGAAAAGTGCTGCAAATGACCAGACCTTTTCAAAGCAGACACGAGCCAAGCTGGCAACTTTGTCTCGCATGGTGGAGGAAgccaaaaaagggaaagaaatggTAACGGCTTCCATGTCCCAGACGGCTCCCACTACCGATACTTTATTAACAAAAGTCTTGAATTACGTACATGGTGAGGGAGGAGTTGCAACATTATCACGACTACTTCATCCCCCCTCACCTCTAGCAAAAAAGTTTTCTGCAACAGATGATGCGAAGATATGGCTCCAAAATCAAGCACAATCTGACCAAAGTCCGAAAATCTGTTTATTGGAAAACGAAGAGGGAGAGACACTGGGCGTGCGTGTCTTGTTGAAGAAAAAGTTGTGCTTGAAATACTCTTCTCCAGTCTCCTGTGAGAGGCCACGTTGCCCTTTCTGGCATGTATGTAAAGGTTATTTGGAGGGAACATGCTCTGGTGATTGCGTTCTCTCACATGATTTTCTCGATGAAGGTAAcataaaaaaagttcaaatgctGGGACTTGAAAAGCGTCCTCGTGGAATGATAAAAAACATTGTTGCCAGTAGTCTGCCTCAGGTTTGCCTTAGTTACCTAAAAGACGAGTGTTTTTCCACCGGTTGCCCCTATCTCCACATCTGCAGCTTTGCTGCTCAAGGGATGTCGTGTAACTGCAACTTGTCACATGAACTTGCAAATGCAGACCCTCATAATATGAATATTCTTATGCAGTTTGAGTTGGTTCCTCAACCTTCGAAGCTCAGCCTAGTTTACTGTAACATTCTGATTCCTCAACAGCAGAAGAAATTTATTGAGGACAAACCTAACAAGGGCTTTTTGTTGTCATCCCCTTCACGAACCAGTAACATGAAGTCTGTTTCAGATATTCAGCCGCTTATGTCCTTGCCGTGTGGAGATGAAATGCGAGGCAATATTCAGACAAGcacaaagaagaagaagaagaaaggggAAAGAAAAAGGGCAAAgaggagaagtaaaaagaaaacgtGTCAAGATAAACAAATTGGCGGATTAAAAGACTCATGCGCGAATGAAGAGGGACTTGAACAGAACAGTTCAGATTCAGATTCTGATTCTGACAATGAAGATGCTGAAAAACCAGATCTGTACGCCAGTTCCAAATTTACTGTGGATCTTGATTCTACAGGAAGTAAAGATTTCAGTAAGGAAGATCCCATTCCAGGAAGGCATGTCTCTGCACCTATTGAAGAAAATCTGATTAGCCTTTCAGATGATGACTGGCAAGGCGTGAATGACCCAGTGAAGAgcccctttttttcaaataatgagTTTTCAGTTCCAAAGGGTAAGTAGAATTGCCATTTTTTGCTAATAGTTAAACTATTGCGCGAAATTTATGGGAGAGCGCCAGCCTTCCTAAATCTGAGAACAGCGTTTTAACACTTCATGTAAGGAAGGAGTTGCCTTCATCTCTACTACCTTTAAAAATGTTGTAGCTACCTTTTGATTGTAAAAGAAACCGCTGTCAGAACTGCGGAAAAAGTGGTGTTACACCTAAACAACGTTTTTTTCTACATTCTTTCACTTCGCTGGGTTTTAGGAGTTGACTCGTTACCCGTCCTTTTCACAACAACGTCTGAAAACCTTGTTgtctttttaactttttgaaGTGATTCAATAACTGTTAGATGAACTTGTCAATTTATTAATACGCAATCTTTACACTGGTTTCTTCAAAGCCCGTTCTTCCCTTGGGCATTTAACAAAACTGATGGTCACTTATGGGTGAATCTTTGTTTACGTCATTGTTTGACAGTGTTTCAATGGGCcttattggccatagacaatagaattcgttgagttgaaatgtttgggaacaaGTTTCGATGCGcaaatacaaacgttttcagtCCCTCGGAActcaatatggccgccgtgttaTTAAGGCCAATAACATACGAATTGGGTGGTAAGAGGCGCGGTCACCAGGCACGAGCCCTTACAAATATCTGGAATACCAAGCTCAAATTTTGAGACATAGCTAATCTTGAAATTCACTTTCTAAAGTCAGAGCTACTCTCTTAGCTAATAAAGTAGTAAACGATTTGCCTATGCCAAAATGAAGGAGGCAAAATTTGAGCACAAAATCCCACTTTGTTGATCGGACGTCCTGATTTTTAATGACCGTGCAGCTCTCGTTTTAATATAAGAAGAAGCTGAAATCGCTTTTCAGGCACTAGATTTCTTATTAAAGCTCATGTAAAGTCTTGAATTCATTGCATGGTCACGTTTCTGATTTTTTCCGTTTTATACTGATATCTTACTGAGAGGTCGGAACATGCAAGTAGTCTGCATGAATAACCGTTTGAGGATTAGAGCCAAAACCAGAAGTTCGACTAGCATACTGTTAAGGATACGTAGGGCCCATTACAGCTGCAACACGTTTTGTCTTTTAGAACGAGCCAAACCAGAAAGGACAGAGGTACCATACATTTCAGACATTAGTTGGGAATCTGTTAGTATTCTTGAATCGGACGTGCTGAAACCTCAACATCATGGAAGGTAATTATAACGCAACTTTTCCTTGGTCTCTTTTCGGAAAAACCTTGTTTTCTGTCATAACTCAGGGGCATTTCTGCTTCTTCTCTAACCGATGATGTGATGCGGCTGTCGCTTTTTAATTAGCGCATTGTGAGAGCTTCGTCGTTGCTTTTAATAACTGCATGCAGCCAGACCAAAATCCTTACTGAGACAATATACGGGAGActgtttaattaaacatttgTCGGACTTCTAGCCACCGGGAAAAAGGTCATTCTTACCAACACCGCAATTTCGTTTTTGAGATTGTATGAGAAAGTCTCCCCAGACATAATCAGAGCGATGCCTGTTGGGTGCAGATACTAGGATCGTAAGTATATTTGACTAGTAATTATTTTAAACGTTTTCTCGCAGCTCCTTTGACTTGCCGATTCCGTTGGTTCCCGAGTCACCATCTGCAGGTCCAAGTCGTTTTCCACTTCAGTGGGAACCAGTTCCTGAGGATGTGGAGTACATTTGTGTTCCTCTCCCGACAGGCTTTGGTGAATTTAAGCTAGCCGAGAGCTATTTTCATCGGTCCATGTCAAGCAAGGCAACTATTTTAGTAATTGAAAGAGTGCAGAACCCGTTCATGTGGGAGAAGTATGCAAGGTGAGAAAGATGTGAATTCCCCCCTCCTCACGCACTACTCGATTCTAGCGTTTTAATcgcacaggcagcccagactcGGAGAGCAAAattagaaggatttgtatgggaaaccCGATAACAAACTCGAAAAGATATTTTACACgctgccggagaagtgtgattttatcggcgagatgtgaggtaagctagaaattactttccagcctttccttttaGTTATGTACGATTGAGAACCCGGAAAgctgagaagtcgcttaaatcgcggTTAGTAAGGAAAATAACCTCAcagaaagcgagaaagtcaccaggGCAATAAAGTACGGGTTTTTTATTTACAACTTTCGCgtttaaaatatcttttttagTTTGTTATCAGGTTTCCCATAGGAATCCTTATACTTTTTACTCTCCTAGTCTGGGCTgcttttgctttaattttttcaCATTTGCAGTGATGAAAGGATTTTTTTCCTGGGTTCTCATATTTCCATAAATATGTTCTTAAAGATCATCCGGTTCTACAAGGAATTCTAGGGTAGGCTTCAGTATCATAATCTTGATATTCAACTCGTTGCAAAGTAGAATGGGTTTTTCCAAAGTGTCTAATTTCCGATGAAATAGTAAGTATTCCTCCGATCCTACAAGTTGTTGTTCGAGAATCCTGTATATCCTACAACAACACAaccggttagggttagggtaaaatcgtctggcgttagacagtaaaatctataagtgcaaATTGCATTTTTGACGGTGAAAAGGTTGATATGGTAATCCTCTAATCTGTTAATAGACTGCAGTTTATAATATTAAGAgttcttttttggaaaaaaccCATTTTAGTTTTGAACACATTAAATTTCCGCAAAATTTTGAATaagattttattaattttaagttCTTTCTTGAATGTTTGTTGTGTTCTTTGGAAATACCCTTTGCCATTTGTCACAAACTAAACTTATATTAACATATCTTGTTTTCCTTTCCGTCTC from Montipora capricornis isolate CH-2021 chromosome 2, ASM3666992v2, whole genome shotgun sequence includes the following:
- the LOC138020422 gene encoding protein mono-ADP-ribosyltransferase PARP12-like, producing MAEGDVSVVKVFNYICGLGGFAHLSQLLQQPSPLAKKDNASSVISWYKTAKKSGSFSVNGLLLATSENGNASGIRINLKQRLCLKYSSSGCHLAGKCPFWHLCKTFLEGTCKGNCGRSHDFHDDNNKSKTAELGFEKKTNDNMRGIIAGSLPQVCRSYLKSECVTRYCPHLHICPKQVLATECDHECHLSHDFCLPHNKNILGHFGFKPPQTFKIEVVRCNILVPKQQRAFKDKEKELELTRDRDRPVMENLIGQATRKSAANDQTFSKQTRAKLATLSRMVEEAKKGKEMVTASMSQTAPTTDTLLTKVLNYVHGEGGVATLSRLLHPPSPLAKKFSATDDAKIWLQNQAQSDQSPKICLLENEEGETLGVRVLLKKKLCLKYSSPVSCERPRCPFWHVCKGYLEGTCSGDCVLSHDFLDEGNIKKVQMLGLEKRPRGMIKNIVASSLPQVCLSYLKDECFSTGCPYLHICSFAAQGMSCNCNLSHELANADPHNMNILMQFELVPQPSKLSLVYCNILIPQQQKKFIEDKPNKGFLLSSPSRTSNMKSVSDIQPLMSLPCGDEMRGNIQTSTKKKKKKGERKRAKRRSKKKTCQDKQIGGLKDSCANEEGLEQNSSDSDSDSDNEDAEKPDLYASSKFTVDLDSTGSKDFSKEDPIPGRHVSAPIEENLISLSDDDWQGVNDPVKSPFFSNNEFSVPKERAKPERTEVPYISDISWESVSILESDVLKPQHHGSSFDLPIPLVPESPSAGPSRFPLQWEPVPEDVEYICVPLPTGFGEFKLAESYFHRSMSSKATILVIERVQNPFMWEKYARKKEQLEKRSSRLQNCPVNEKLLFHGADWQNLRSVYEENIDWRAQDEDRVAAFGQGAYFTAEANLGNTYCKQDPEGVRYMFLAEVLVGSSAKGEPSMKRPPQKSDAASNERYDSCVDNMDRPSIYVLFDSDRYYPTYMIQYKMK